Part of the Anas platyrhynchos isolate ZD024472 breed Pekin duck chromosome 12, IASCAAS_PekinDuck_T2T, whole genome shotgun sequence genome, GGTCCCCACATGGCCCCGGTGGTGCTGGAGGCGTTGGGtaggggacaggcagggctccaGCCTTGCCCCCGGCACCACgggagggatggggacaaggtTGGGGCCACCACAGGGATGCTCCGGAGAGGGGTCAGTGCCACGTCCCCCAGGAATGAGGGACGGGGAGGGACACCAGCCAGGAGGGACAGAGCTGGGGCCGTCAGTCCTCTTTCTCAAAGGTCTCCTCCTCAGGGATGAGCGTCCTGAAGGGGCGATCCCAGAAGCGGGTGCTGATGCCGAAGCctaaagggaaggggaaaaagcgCTCAGcccgtggtgctgctgggggtgagTTAACCAAAACGCTGCCACCATCACCAAAACGGGCAGCCAGGACAGGGCTGGTGACACCCCAAGATTTCCAGGGCCCTGCCCCACGCAGCGGGGACACAGCAGagcacggggctgggctggTGATGGCACCAGCAGCGTCCCCGCGGAGAGGAGCGCCGgcgttttggggagggaggctCGCCACCCAGCCCTGGGGTGACAAACCAGGgcgaggaggaagagcagagggaCAAAAGGAGGCGGCTGGGACGATAACTTATCAGGATGGGGCGCTTTCTCCTAGGAAACCGGGCAAAGGGCAGGTTGAGCAAGCGCCGGGCTGCGGCACAGCGAGGGAAGCCCGCGGCCTCACCCTGCACCCGCCAACGCCACCCGCGAGGAGGAGACGAGCGCCACGTCCCGGCACCTCTGCACCAAGGTGGGCACACGGGGGGCTCCCCTCAACCCCCCAGATaactcccagcccctgccgtgaggctgttttttcccccaaattctGGGAAGCACGCGTGGCGCTACCTGATTTTTGGTGTTCAAAGTGGTGCTTGACGTGGTACGCCTTCAGCCCGTACAGGTAGGTGCCTTTCTTCGGCGAGCCGTAGTGGAGGTAGTAGTGCATCATGTCGTACACCACGTAGCCGCAGAGCCCCCCGACGAAGACGGAGAGCCCCAGCACCtcgggcagcaggagctgcagcacgcCGTAGAAGAAGCCGATGACCAGCGACGCCGGCACCGGGGGGAAGACCAGGCGGGAGCTGTCAAAGGGAGActgggagaggagcagagcaggacggTGAGCTCCTCGCACCCCAAACGAAACCAAGGCACACCCACCCCGCAGGGCTGTCTCATCTGAATGCGAGCCACGCATCCAAGACACCAATTTTTGGTGCAGCACCCCCAAAGGCGCACAGAGACACCCGGAGCAGCCCCCGACTTCGGCTCACGGGTCCTTGGCACAACGGGGACGTTTCCTCCAGCGAAGCTAGAGGGAGCCCACTGCTGCCAAGGCTCTCACCGCCCTCGCCAGCGTTAGGCACCCTGATTGCTCGGGGTGAAGACACCGCGGGTGGCGGGGAGCACGCAGCGCCAGGCAGCCCccgcgcccccggccccgcggctcACCTTGTGGTGCTGCCCGTGCAGCAAGAAGTGCAGGGTGATGAGATAGTAGTTGCTAGCGGGTGGCTTCATGTGGAAGACAAAGCGGTGGATGAGGTACTCAAGCAGGGACCACAGGAACATCCCCAGGAGGAAGATGAAGGGGAAGTAGTATTTGTGCACGGGGATGGAGTACTCTACACAACGAGACATGCGGCGGTCAGCCAGGCAGGGGGGGGCTTCAGGTGCTTTTATCCAGCGCCATGCTCACACCGGGGAAGCTCGCCTCTCCCCGGCACGCAGCCCACGGGTTTGTTGGACCCCTACCAATTCCCACTCTCTGGGGAAACAGCCGGGTGCCACTCAGGGCTGGAGGCACCCCCTGGTCCTTACAAAGCTGCTGCGCCCACCCCAGCGAGCAGGAGGGACCCGACAGACACAGGGGTGGCCAAacagcgctgctgctgctgtggttttgtccTGCAGGGAGCAGATCTGTCGGGTGCTTTCCCCTCACACAGCatttttccacctcctcctcctctcggTGCCCTCAAGCCCTGCGTCCccgctggcaaaaaaaaataattcacccCGTTCATTCTCGCTAGCGAGATCCCCCAAAGCTGAGCGTGGTGGCAGCTGGACAAAACACCCTCTCAGCAGCAAGGTGCCGGGGGCAGATTCCTCCAGGAGGAATCGGGGAGGGCGCATCCCAAAATTCAAGCCCACCAGCTGGCAGCACTCGTGCCCCAGCCACATGGCTGCGGGCGGTGCAGCTCCGGGCTGCCCAAATTTCCTGGGCTAACACAGCAAAGCCTGCAAGCACACGGGCAAACGTGAAAGAGGTTTGcaggaggggaaaacaaaacaaaaccagaaaaaaaaaaaacgtatcAAAAAGCTATCAAAAAGCTATCAAAACCTGGGCTGAGCGGGGCAGGTTGGCGAGAGGGGGCCGGCGCGGGCGCAGCTGGCACCGGGTGGCACCTTGCGGCGAGGGAGCCGGGCAAACAACAAAGcacccggccccccccggccccccgccccTGCTTCCCGGGGGCGCAGACAGTGGCAGATTGAAGGGCAGGCGCTCGGGGCGAACAAGCCCCGCACTGTGCGCGGCCGGCGGCGCTGAGAGCCGGGTTTGTTCGCCGCAGCCGCCCGGCCCTGGTGCCAGCGCTGTGGTGGGTGTCAGCACCCGGgaatggaggggggggggagaacgCACCCCCAGCGGCGAGCTGCAGGGCTTTATtttggggatggaggagagggaaaaaaatgtatttagggggagggggggtgatggggggagGCGAGCTCGGGCGGTGAACCAGCGCAGGCGGCTTCATGCCGGGGGTGTGCTGGTGggaacggggctgggggctcgtgCGCTGCTCTCATGGACACATGCTGGAagctggggatggggaagggatgAGCGGAGGCTCTGTGCCTCCCTGCGGGCCTCGTACCTGTGGTGAAGGAGGAGAAGAGCCTGGTGTTGCCCTGCGCGAGGGCCGTGTAGCTGACCCAGCTGAGATAGAGCACCACGGGGGTCCACACCAGGAACACCACGTACCTGTGGGGCGAGGGGAGACGTCAGTGtgccatcccatcccatcccattgatctcctccccatccccatcccatcccgggGCACTCACCACGCCGTCTTGGAGAGGGACTCGAGGAAATCCGAGTGGAAGAGGCGGATGGGCCTGTCCACGGGCTGGTGCACCCACTCGTCGTACTTCTCCCCCAGGTAGCCCACCTGCCACAGCAGGGGCTTCCTCCAGTCCACCAGGTCCTGTGGGGGGAAATAATGGAGCGGTGTGGTAACACTCGGCTGGGTAAAACCACGGCACCCGGGTCTTTTTTGGGGATTCCCATGCTGGCACAGTGAGGCGGCCCCGGTGCTATCACCCGCAGGCACCGCGCACTTTGTCCCCGTGCCGCCTTCAGCCCCGATAACCGCGGCTCGCCCCCCGCGGGCTGGCCAAACAAGAGGGGTTTTCTCCTGGCGGTGAGGACGCcgtggttttggggtctcctcctGGTCTAGGAAGGGACGGATGTGATTGCCCAGAGGGGCAACCCCAGCCCGAACGGGGATGGAGACAGAGAGACCCCGCTCCAGGGAGATTTCAGGGCAAAAAAGGTCAGTTTGGGATGCAGCCAAAGGGAAGATTCCCTTTAAAAGGCAATCGGTGGCAAAATATTTACAGGGGTCGGAGAAGGGCTCCTTGCCacgcaaagaaaaacaaaaatccttttgCAAGATAAAAGCAGTCCCCTGAGCTCCCCCGGGGCCGTGCTTGGTACGgcggccacgggctgcaggggcaCCCAAAGGCACCTTGGGGacggggcaggcagcagagctcaccCTGCCCGGCCGCTGCACCCCTCATTGCTCAGTCCGgaggacaaaaaaaacacaacaataataataaaaatagaaataaccAGCACAAGGCGTGGCTTGGCAGCTCGCCCCGTGCTGAAGGGCAAAGCTGCTGTCAAAGGAAGGCACCGCctccccgggggagccgccccgcagcccctcacCTTGTCCACGTCCACGGTTTTACAGCGGGGGTCCAGCCGGCGCGCTGGCGGGGCTGCTGCATCTGTTGGCTTCTCTGTTTGGGGACAGCTctgcaaaaagaaggaaaaaccccAGGGTGAGAggtggcagccagcagggctcaggGTGGTGACTGCGAATGAGGGCGAGCAACGTGTCCCGGCACTCAGCCTGAATTTTGGCTTCACAACAAGCCAGGAAAACAACGAGTGGAGCTTCCCAGCTCGCTGTGGTGGCAAAGCAGAGGTTCCTGGGCTCTTCCCCCaaatttttccccttcccataGCCTGGTGAGCCCTGTCCTGAGCCTGCTGGGCtcgctgcaggagcagcagcacctggcatTGCAGGGTTGGTGCACGCAGCACCCTTCCTCCGGGCCAAcagcctgctgctccctggggaaAGCCTGGTTTTGGTTGGGGTCCCCGAGGAACCCCAAGCCCACGGGGCTGAGGCTGAGCTGCACCGGGCTGCTTTGGCTGGAGAGGGCACCGTGGTGAGCAGGATGCTCGGGCGCAGAGGGACCTTTGGGTGCGAGGATGGAGAAAGCGGAGGAAGCTCCCTGGGGAGCAAAGTGCTGAGACCAACCACGGCTCCACCTGCACCAGTGGGGAATTTGTGGTGTCCCCACGCGAGCCCCTGGCTGCTGGTGCCCCCACAGGGCTGGCTCCCCAGGCAGGACGTGCCAAACGTGCCTTTTCCCCACTCAATCACCTTGGGTGACCCATTAACCAGCCAGCAGGCCACGGCACGTCCAGGCAGCCCCACCGGGCTTTCCGTGTGCGAACGGCAACGGGATTTTTCCCCGTAGGGACGGGACGGTCCCCTCGAGCTCTGCGGGGAGGTGGTGAAGGTGACACCGGCAGCGGGGACCCTGCAGGAGCGGCGTCACCGCGGCGGGGCGGACGGGACTTTACTCGGCCAGGCGCACGTGACGCTGACGCGGGGCCTCCGGAGTGTTTGCTGATACCAGACGCTCCTGGAGGGACGGGCGCCCATCCCACCTCCCGGCGAGCCTCGTCCCAGAGGGCGAGGAACCAGCGGGTGACTCgtgctgggcagcagagctgacaTTTCCAGCCAGGCAGGACTGCGGCAGGCAGCAATTTCAGCTCCGATGCACCTCCCTCTGTCCATCTCGAAAGGTCTCCGCTGGCATTTCGCTCTCGGTGTGCTCCTTCTTTCAGCCACACGGCGCAAAATCCAGGTGGAGGCGGCTGAGTTATGGGTTCTCCAGAGTGCTTTAGTGCTCCTCCTTGCACGTGCTTTGGTGGAAAATCCATCTTCCAGTAAAGGAGCCCAATTCTGACACATGCATCATCAGCTCGACGCTGGCAGAGAGGGTGCTGGTGTCCCAGTGCCGCGCCTCCCCGCTCCGAAACGTCCACATGCCTCAAATTCCTCCACCCCTGCATCGCTCCCCGGCCGGCCACGGGCGGCTCCGCTTTCCAAGGATGCTCCAAAAAAAGACGGGGAGGACACAAGTGACACCCCGGCGGGGTGACAGCCCCGGCGACGTGCTCGCCATCGCCCTGCATGACGCAGCGCCCGGCCTCGCCCGAGTCGCCTCCACCCCCTCATCCTGCACGGCCACCGCCTCGCCCGGtgccagcacccatgggtgctgccccGAGGAGGGCTCGCTGCTCTTCACCCCGTGGCTCAGAGCCCCTGGTGTCACCAAACCAGGGGACAGCCCCGTGGCGTGGGTGCCACCGGGGAAGCCGGCCCCGatggcagctggaggaggacgaggaggaggctCGCTCTGCCCGCGGGTGATGCTGCCGCCTCTGCCTCGTCTCCAGGAAAACAGGTCCTGCCAGGAAAGCCTTGCGAGAGGAGAGGCCTGATGTAACCAAGGGAAAGTTACGCCTACGAAACGCCGCCACCTCCCTGTGCCTCTCCCGGGACGGAGACCGGCACGACCAGAGGCCGAGGTGTGAGGCTG contains:
- the FA2H gene encoding fatty acid 2-hydroxylase, giving the protein MAAPPRSFSAAEVRARCAQGSCVVRCRRRLYDLSAFVRLHPGGEQLLRRRAGTDVSAALDGPPHRHSANARRWLEQYYLGELRDDDEEEEEEEEEEGSRQSCPQTEKPTDAAAPPARRLDPRCKTVDVDKDLVDWRKPLLWQVGYLGEKYDEWVHQPVDRPIRLFHSDFLESLSKTAWYVVFLVWTPVVLYLSWVSYTALAQGNTRLFSSFTTEYSIPVHKYYFPFIFLLGMFLWSLLEYLIHRFVFHMKPPASNYYLITLHFLLHGQHHKSPFDSSRLVFPPVPASLVIGFFYGVLQLLLPEVLGLSVFVGGLCGYVVYDMMHYYLHYGSPKKGTYLYGLKAYHVKHHFEHQKSGFGISTRFWDRPFRTLIPEEETFEKED